One part of the Arthrobacter tumbae genome encodes these proteins:
- a CDS encoding HIT family protein produces the protein MTWTTHAPAGYECPFCDLASGEFRFPTNLCRPGDLIYSDDLVLAFIASHGFEPNPGHVLVTPRAHYELLYELPDDVAGRIMTVTRDMAIAIKRAWNPDGVSTRQHNEPAGSQHVWHYHQHVLPRWHDDGFYFTPKRPIVDPAIRARKAGELRAALGL, from the coding sequence ATGACCTGGACCACGCACGCTCCCGCGGGGTACGAGTGCCCGTTCTGCGATCTGGCGTCGGGTGAATTCCGGTTCCCGACCAATCTCTGCAGGCCCGGCGACCTGATCTACTCGGATGACCTGGTGCTGGCGTTCATCGCTTCCCACGGCTTCGAGCCGAATCCCGGGCACGTCCTGGTGACACCGCGCGCCCACTATGAGCTGCTGTATGAACTGCCCGACGACGTCGCCGGCCGCATCATGACTGTCACCCGCGACATGGCGATTGCCATCAAGCGCGCGTGGAACCCTGACGGCGTCTCGACCCGCCAGCATAATGAGCCGGCCGGGAGCCAGCACGTCTGGCACTATCACCAGCACGTGCTCCCCCGCTGGCACGACGACGGCTTCTACTTCACGCCGAAGCGCCCCATCGTGGACCCCGCCATCCGGGCCCGCAAGGCAGGCGAACTCCGGGCCGCGTTGGGCCTCTAG
- a CDS encoding endonuclease domain-containing protein — translation MTGCAESPIEVVARLLFVGAGFHVETQARIEGVGRVDFLLDGFLVVEIDGAAFHSDRKALRRDHRRNNSTLLNGYLILRYGYEDVMFEQQAMLDEIRLALRQRRPHRA, via the coding sequence GTGACCGGATGCGCAGAATCACCCATCGAAGTGGTCGCCAGACTGCTGTTCGTCGGGGCTGGGTTTCATGTGGAGACTCAGGCGCGCATCGAAGGGGTCGGACGAGTGGACTTCCTGCTTGATGGCTTCCTCGTCGTGGAGATCGACGGAGCAGCATTCCACTCAGACCGCAAGGCACTTCGACGAGACCACCGCCGCAACAACTCGACCCTCCTCAACGGCTACCTCATTCTCCGCTACGGCTATGAGGACGTCATGTTCGAGCAGCAAGCGATGCTGGACGAGATCCGGTTGGCATTGCGCCAACGTCGGCCGCACAGGGCGTGA